The Cucumis melo cultivar AY chromosome 6, USDA_Cmelo_AY_1.0, whole genome shotgun sequence genome includes a region encoding these proteins:
- the LOC103491796 gene encoding protein transport protein Sec61 subunit gamma-like, whose translation MDAIDSVFDPLREFAKDSVRLVKRCHKPDRKEFTKVAVRTAIGFVVMGFVGFFVKLIFIPINNIIVGSG comes from the exons ATGGACGCCATTGATTCCGTCTTCGATCCACTCCGGGAGTTCGCTAAGGATAGCGTACGTCTCGTCAAGCGCTGTCACAAACCCGATCGCAAAG AGTTCACAAAGGTCGCGGTTCGTACAGCGATTGGCTTCGTCGTCATGGGATTCGTTGGTTTTTTCGTCAAGCTCATCTTTATCCCCATCAATAACATCATCGTCGGATCTGGCTAG
- the LOC103491795 gene encoding uncharacterized protein LOC103491795 isoform X1: MAMAISSGIARTPSPSMLSRDQLFHLFSRFSQLTSLPDVKKRIADAFRDDNQEAVAVTTAIQEEIFSEMGVDAGFGISCLGKLSSYYENDLELMVHFYKFVAMEEMACDEAELEPDEFAEKMNNQQKLHDKQLEMLQHMRKLNSDDQSAILEKLHQQLESVEFDSSASILSSEEIQEIVQRTSPASV, translated from the exons ATGGCCATGGCGATTTCTTCCGGCATTGCTCGAACCCCTTCTCCTTCGATGCTTTCTAGAGACCAGTTGTTTCATCTTTTTAGTCGCTTTTCTCAACTCACTTCTCTCCCTG ATGTGAAGAAACGGATCGCCGATGCTTTTCGGGATGACAATCAG GAAGCTGTTGCTGTGACAACAGCAATCCAGGAGGAGATCTTTTCGGAAATGGGAGTTG ACGCAGGATTTGGTATATCCTGTTTAGGGAAATTGAGTTCATATTACGAGAATGATCTCGAGCTCATGGTTCATTTCTACAAGTTTGTCGCAAT GGAAGAGATGGCTTGTGATGAAGCAGAGCTTGAACCAGACGAGTTTGCTGAAAAAATGAATAATCAGCAAAAACTACATGATAAG CAACTGGAGATGCTGCAACATATGCGCAAACTGAACTCTGATGATCAATCTGCCATTCTGGAGAAG TTACACCAGCAGCTGGAGAGTGTGGAATTTGACAGTTCGGCATCAATTCTGTCATCAGAAGAGATTCAGGAGATTGTTCAAAGGACGAGTCCCGCCTCTGTTTAG
- the LOC103491794 gene encoding uncharacterized protein LOC103491794 — protein MIINVRSNLHPSTASSLSSLRSFAPIRFPSPPSASRFDGFRTSRRLQVLAMVVKRSPKRLKYSAPRFTKEGSLIYVKAESGEDGWKLDPIVNLLKEGAVGVIPTDTVYGIVCDLKNPSAIERMRRIKNIEPSKPLSILCHSFRDIDKYTTGFPRGDGQGHSNIFRMVKHCLPGPYTFILTASKELPKHCIRYGTTTAKYASRKNVGVRIPDDAICQAILEKMDNPLISTSVKSPKENEWLLDPVVIADIYGQEGLDFVVDGGVRVADPSTVVDMTITPPKILRQGKGARLPWMVAEGDDEPNLGEDIRT, from the exons ATGATCATCAATGTCAGATCCAACCTACATCCTTCTACtgcttcttctctctcttcccTTCGATCTTTCGCGCCAATACGCTTCCCTTCGCCTCCATCTGCCAGTCGTTTCGACGGTTTTCGAACTTCACGTCGCCTCCAGGTCCTCGCCATGGTTGTCAAGCGGAGTCCTAAGCGCCTCAAGTACTCGGCTCCACGCTTCACCAAG GAAGGGAGCTTGATATATGTCAAAGCTGAATCAGGAGAGGATGGCTGGAAATTAGATCCTATTGTTAATCTTCTAAAAGAGGGTGCAGTTGGGGTTATTCCTACTGATACTGT GTATGGAATTGTTTGTGATCTGAAGAACCCCTCAGCCATTGAACGAATGAGAAG GATCAAGAATATAGAGCCTTCAAAG CCTCTGAGCATTTTGTGCCACTCCTTCCGGGACATTGATAAATATACTACAGGGTTTCCTCGTGGTGATGGCCAAGGTCATTCAAATATATTTCGCATGGTTAAGCATTGTCTACCTGGACCA TATACCTTCATCTTGACTGCAAGCAAAGAGCTGCCTAAACATTGTATAAGGTATGGCACGACCACTGCAAAATATGCATCAAGGAAGAATGTTGGTGTGCGCATTCCTGATGATGCAATTTGTCAAGCAATACTGGAAAAGATGGACAACCCATTGATATCCACAAG TGTCAAATCCCCAAAGGAAAATGAGTGGTTGCTCGACCCAGTTGTCATAGCTGATATCTATGGACAAGAG GGTCTGGATTTTGTGGTAGATGGTGGAGTTAGAGTGGCAGATCCATCCACTGTAGTAGATATGACCATCACTCCTCCAAAGATTTTGCGGCAAGGGAAG GGAGCTAGACTGCCATGGATGGTAGCTGAAGGTGATGACGAACCAAACTTAGGTGAAGATATCCGCACCTGA
- the LOC103491795 gene encoding uncharacterized protein LOC103491795 isoform X2, with the protein MAMAISSDVKKRIADAFRDDNQEAVAVTTAIQEEIFSEMGVDAGFGISCLGKLSSYYENDLELMVHFYKFVAMEEMACDEAELEPDEFAEKMNNQQKLHDKQLEMLQHMRKLNSDDQSAILEKLHQQLESVEFDSSASILSSEEIQEIVQRTSPASV; encoded by the exons ATGGCCATGGCGATTTCTTCCG ATGTGAAGAAACGGATCGCCGATGCTTTTCGGGATGACAATCAG GAAGCTGTTGCTGTGACAACAGCAATCCAGGAGGAGATCTTTTCGGAAATGGGAGTTG ACGCAGGATTTGGTATATCCTGTTTAGGGAAATTGAGTTCATATTACGAGAATGATCTCGAGCTCATGGTTCATTTCTACAAGTTTGTCGCAAT GGAAGAGATGGCTTGTGATGAAGCAGAGCTTGAACCAGACGAGTTTGCTGAAAAAATGAATAATCAGCAAAAACTACATGATAAG CAACTGGAGATGCTGCAACATATGCGCAAACTGAACTCTGATGATCAATCTGCCATTCTGGAGAAG TTACACCAGCAGCTGGAGAGTGTGGAATTTGACAGTTCGGCATCAATTCTGTCATCAGAAGAGATTCAGGAGATTGTTCAAAGGACGAGTCCCGCCTCTGTTTAG